In Hahella sp. KA22, one genomic interval encodes:
- a CDS encoding L,D-transpeptidase produces the protein MSLSIVISVPLQTLTLLDSGKTVETFSVSTARAGVGERNGSGQTPRGEHIIRAKIGAQAPLNAVFRGRRWTGEIYSQALADVHPERDWILTRILWLSGTQKGFNRGGDVDTMRRYIYLHGTPDSEPMGEPLSHGCIRMRNQDIIRLFDRVGPGTPVLING, from the coding sequence ATGTCGCTTTCTATTGTCATCTCTGTACCACTGCAAACATTAACGCTACTTGACTCAGGTAAGACAGTGGAGACTTTCTCCGTTTCCACCGCCAGAGCGGGCGTTGGCGAACGTAACGGCAGCGGCCAGACGCCACGGGGCGAACATATCATTCGCGCCAAGATTGGCGCGCAGGCGCCACTGAACGCTGTGTTTCGCGGCCGTCGTTGGACTGGTGAAATCTATTCTCAGGCGCTTGCTGACGTTCACCCCGAACGCGATTGGATTCTCACTCGCATTCTGTGGTTGAGCGGAACCCAAAAAGGTTTCAACCGCGGCGGCGATGTGGATACCATGCGTCGCTACATCTATCTGCATGGAACTCCTGACTCCGAGCCCATGGGCGAGCCGTTGTCGCATGGCTGTATTCGAATGCGAAATCAAGATATTATCCGGCTTTTTGACCGCGTCGGCCCGGGAACTCCCGTTCTGATCAACGGCTAA
- a CDS encoding TetR/AcrR family transcriptional regulator, which yields MSQSDTVDRILDAAEQLFAERGFSETSLRQITSKAKVNLAAVNYHFGSKNALIQAVFARFINPFTRILRDRLQGVVAESRKVELEELLQIVTSSVIDIPARNSKSLSIFMRLLGLAYTQSQGHLRKYLEQQYSTEFRLFMRLLKDATPELNAVERFWRIQFMLGATAFTMSSSEALGSILEKELGVKTPVIGIVNQLVPFLAAGINAPSDESRHASTEAASAG from the coding sequence ATGTCTCAGTCAGATACAGTTGATCGGATTTTAGATGCTGCAGAGCAGTTATTCGCGGAACGGGGGTTCTCGGAAACATCACTGCGGCAGATAACCAGCAAAGCCAAAGTCAATCTGGCTGCGGTAAACTACCATTTCGGTTCCAAGAACGCGCTGATTCAAGCTGTGTTCGCCCGCTTCATTAATCCATTCACCCGCATATTGCGAGATAGACTTCAGGGCGTCGTTGCGGAAAGTCGCAAAGTCGAACTGGAGGAACTGCTGCAGATCGTTACTTCTTCCGTTATCGACATTCCAGCCAGAAACAGCAAGAGCCTGTCAATTTTCATGCGTCTGCTCGGGCTGGCTTACACGCAATCCCAGGGACATTTGCGCAAGTATCTGGAGCAGCAGTATTCCACAGAATTCCGTCTGTTCATGCGTCTGTTGAAGGACGCCACGCCGGAGCTGAATGCTGTGGAGCGTTTCTGGCGTATTCAGTTTATGCTGGGCGCCACGGCGTTCACCATGTCCTCCTCAGAAGCATTGGGCAGCATTCTTGAGAAAGAGTTGGGTGTAAAAACTCCTGTAATCGGCATCGTCAATCAGCTGGTGCCATTCCTGGCTGCGGGCATCAATGCGCCTTCGGACGAGTCGCGCCACGCCTCTACGGAAGCCGCCAGCGCAGGGTAA
- a CDS encoding ammonium transporter: MNDTNNAVETLLQGADTLFILLGATMVLAMHAGFAFLEVGTVRHKNQVNALVKIMTDFGASTLAYFFVGYQIAYGVNFFSSATELSVNNGYELVKFFFLLTFAAAIPAIISGGVAERAKFYPMLIAASICVGVVYPLFEGMAWNSAFGFQDFLQERFGATFHDFAGSVVVHAVGGWIAFAAVYLLGVRNGRYRNGQLVAFAPSNIPFLALGAWILTVGWFGFNVMSAQTLGGVSGLVALNSLMAMVGGIVTSMLVGRKDPGFIHNGPLAGLVAVCAGSDIMHPIGALITGAVAGALFVFLFEYMQKRLRKLDDVLGVWPLHGVCGLWGGVAAGVFGLQSFGGLGGVTFLSQLVGSITGAALAFVGGFVVYGVVKKLSGLRLSEEEEYQGADLAIHRIGANSMD, encoded by the coding sequence ATGAACGATACTAATAATGCGGTGGAGACCTTACTGCAAGGCGCCGACACCCTGTTTATCCTTTTGGGAGCCACTATGGTGCTGGCGATGCACGCCGGCTTTGCATTTCTCGAAGTGGGAACCGTGCGCCATAAAAACCAGGTAAACGCGCTGGTTAAAATCATGACGGATTTTGGCGCGTCTACGCTGGCGTATTTCTTCGTTGGCTACCAGATCGCCTATGGAGTCAACTTCTTTTCCAGCGCCACTGAACTGAGCGTCAACAACGGCTATGAGCTGGTGAAGTTCTTCTTCCTGCTGACTTTCGCGGCGGCGATTCCCGCCATTATTTCTGGAGGCGTCGCGGAGCGCGCCAAGTTTTACCCCATGCTGATCGCCGCATCAATCTGTGTGGGTGTGGTGTATCCCTTGTTTGAGGGCATGGCCTGGAACAGCGCCTTTGGTTTTCAGGACTTCTTGCAAGAGCGCTTTGGCGCGACTTTTCATGACTTCGCGGGGTCTGTGGTCGTGCATGCTGTGGGCGGCTGGATCGCTTTCGCTGCAGTGTATTTGCTGGGAGTGAGAAATGGGCGCTATCGCAATGGCCAGTTGGTCGCTTTCGCACCCTCCAATATTCCTTTTCTTGCGCTGGGCGCCTGGATACTGACGGTAGGATGGTTTGGCTTTAACGTGATGTCTGCGCAGACGCTGGGTGGCGTAAGCGGGCTGGTTGCGCTTAATAGTCTGATGGCGATGGTGGGCGGCATTGTGACGTCCATGCTGGTAGGGCGCAAAGACCCAGGATTCATACATAACGGCCCTTTGGCTGGACTGGTGGCGGTATGCGCCGGATCTGACATTATGCATCCGATTGGCGCGCTTATTACCGGCGCAGTGGCGGGAGCGTTATTTGTCTTCCTGTTTGAGTACATGCAAAAACGCCTGCGCAAACTGGATGATGTATTGGGCGTTTGGCCTTTGCACGGCGTCTGTGGTTTGTGGGGCGGCGTGGCGGCGGGCGTTTTCGGCTTGCAGTCATTCGGCGGCCTTGGCGGCGTCACATTCCTGTCGCAACTGGTCGGCTCGATCACCGGCGCGGCGTTGGCGTTTGTGGGCGGATTTGTCGTCTATGGCGTGGTGAAAAAGCTGTCTGGACTACGCTTATCAGAAGAAGAGGAGTATCAGGGAGCCGACTTGGCGATTCATCGCATTGGCGCCAACAGCATGGACTGA
- a CDS encoding riboflavin synthase subunit alpha, with translation MFTGIVQGKATLRKAVRREGLYTYDFEFPSDQSSTETGASVAINGTCLTAVRIDGTYIAFDLMTETLRLTNLGDLNEGDEVNFEHAARIGDEIGGHLMSGHIHDVAVLIHTERTENNVALDFQLPPELRKYVFDKGFIGVNGASLTVGSVSKDGFRVNLIPETLRVTTFSALQPGDKVNIEVDPQTQTLVDSLERLLPRYLENLTPGA, from the coding sequence GTGTTTACAGGAATCGTTCAAGGCAAAGCCACACTACGCAAAGCCGTACGCCGCGAAGGTCTCTACACCTACGATTTTGAGTTCCCCTCTGACCAGTCTTCGACAGAAACAGGCGCCAGCGTCGCCATCAACGGAACCTGTTTGACGGCGGTGCGCATTGACGGGACCTATATCGCCTTCGACCTTATGACAGAGACATTGCGCCTGACCAACCTTGGCGACCTCAATGAAGGCGATGAAGTCAATTTCGAACATGCCGCGCGAATTGGCGATGAAATTGGCGGCCATTTGATGTCTGGGCACATCCATGATGTCGCGGTGCTGATTCACACCGAGCGCACGGAAAATAATGTGGCGCTGGACTTCCAGTTGCCCCCGGAGCTGCGCAAGTATGTCTTCGACAAGGGCTTTATTGGCGTCAATGGCGCCAGCCTGACCGTCGGCTCTGTCAGTAAGGACGGATTCAGAGTGAACCTGATACCGGAAACTCTGCGCGTCACGACCTTCAGCGCCTTGCAACCGGGCGACAAAGTCAACATAGAGGTTGACCCACAGACGCAAACGCTGGTGGACAGCCTGGAGCGACTGTTGCCCCGCTATCTGGAGAACCTGACGCCAGGCGCCTGA